In a single window of the Minwuia thermotolerans genome:
- a CDS encoding transporter substrate-binding domain-containing protein: MASRRFPFIGGLTALLLLLWTAGGTAAADQRPDAALETLLSDARAEAARPGACAAPAADSLVRIVCDGEIRLGVRHHYPLFGEMTGGEYSGYDVDVGRAIAARLGVGVDYARVNAANRIPMLAEDRIDLIIATMGHNTPRDGQVRFIRPHYYRSETILVGPRELEVEDWSDIAGRSICVTIGNGSNQNMVSQGARLMLFDNAGALPERLQDGTCALAAQDDSFFAYYFAQPAFAARYDVKFGFAQVPWGMAVARTGSQRLGDALDLVSQIFHRDGVFLRLAQENRIRTVFLEAQQAIWSSAACNRAGGNDDPACVLPALDAAIEPTEFAARVEAFEAWMKDRTGVALSLAMLKTKPAWTLFWSGVVNSLMLVAGALAATMTFALLIGAMFTARAAPLRWAARALTMVLQSSPIVLTLVIMATLAHALFAYSTAVALCATIVALGLANGCNAGQAISEAMRTLRAEGAADGGLFQRAVALSATQIVSFLVNATKGTPIAAFVGAPELLSALTDITSFASGRATTYGLLLIFYILVVMAVMWGCGRLRLWLERRQAAA, encoded by the coding sequence ATGGCTAGCCGGCGGTTCCCGTTCATCGGCGGTCTGACCGCCCTGCTTCTGCTGCTCTGGACGGCGGGCGGGACCGCGGCGGCGGACCAGCGGCCGGACGCGGCCCTGGAGACCCTGCTTTCCGATGCCCGCGCGGAAGCCGCCCGGCCCGGCGCCTGCGCCGCCCCGGCGGCCGATTCCCTTGTCCGCATTGTCTGCGACGGCGAGATCCGCCTCGGTGTGCGGCATCACTATCCGCTGTTCGGCGAAATGACCGGCGGTGAATACAGCGGCTACGACGTCGACGTCGGCCGCGCCATCGCCGCCCGGCTCGGCGTCGGTGTCGACTACGCCAGGGTGAATGCCGCCAACCGCATCCCAATGCTGGCGGAGGACCGGATCGACCTGATCATCGCCACCATGGGCCACAACACGCCGCGCGACGGCCAGGTTCGCTTCATCCGCCCGCACTACTACCGTTCGGAAACCATCCTTGTCGGTCCGCGCGAACTGGAGGTGGAGGACTGGTCCGACATCGCGGGCCGCAGCATCTGCGTGACCATCGGCAACGGCTCCAACCAGAACATGGTTTCGCAGGGCGCGCGGCTGATGTTGTTCGACAACGCAGGCGCCCTGCCCGAGCGGCTGCAGGACGGCACCTGTGCGCTCGCCGCCCAGGACGACAGCTTCTTCGCGTACTACTTCGCCCAGCCGGCATTCGCCGCGCGCTACGATGTCAAATTCGGATTTGCTCAGGTGCCCTGGGGCATGGCGGTCGCCCGCACCGGCAGCCAGCGGCTGGGCGACGCCCTCGACCTGGTCAGTCAGATCTTCCACCGCGACGGCGTCTTTCTGCGGCTGGCGCAGGAGAACCGGATCCGTACCGTCTTTCTGGAGGCGCAGCAGGCGATCTGGAGCAGCGCCGCCTGCAATCGCGCCGGGGGCAATGACGACCCCGCCTGCGTGCTGCCGGCACTGGACGCGGCGATCGAGCCGACGGAGTTCGCCGCACGTGTCGAAGCCTTCGAGGCGTGGATGAAGGACCGCACGGGCGTCGCGCTCAGCCTCGCCATGCTGAAGACGAAGCCCGCCTGGACCCTGTTCTGGTCGGGCGTGGTCAACTCCCTGATGCTCGTCGCCGGCGCGCTGGCCGCGACGATGACATTCGCGCTGCTCATAGGCGCCATGTTCACCGCCCGCGCCGCGCCGCTCCGCTGGGCCGCGCGCGCGCTCACCATGGTGCTGCAGTCCTCGCCCATCGTGCTCACCCTGGTGATCATGGCGACCCTGGCGCACGCACTGTTCGCCTACTCCACCGCGGTGGCCCTCTGCGCCACCATCGTCGCACTCGGCCTCGCCAACGGCTGCAATGCGGGGCAGGCGATTTCCGAGGCCATGCGCACGCTGCGCGCCGAAGGCGCGGCGGACGGCGGCCTGTTCCAGCGCGCCGTGGCACTCTCGGCGACACAGATCGTCTCCTTCCTGGTGAACGCGACCAAGGGAACGCCCATCGCCGCCTTCGTCGGCGCGCCGGAACTGCTGAGCGCGCTGACCGACATCACCTCCTTCGCCAGCGGCCGGGCGACCACCTATGGCCTGCTGCTGATCTTCTACATTCTGGTGGTGATGGCCGTGATGTGGGGCTGCGGGCGGCTGCGCCTCTGGCTCGAGCGGCGGCAGGCGGCGGCATGA
- a CDS encoding adenylate/guanylate cyclase domain-containing protein → MKKLRLRPIILILFAVLTVPVVVAIVAINYIANDRTARANAHELVERFRGEALQNIQNTFDPIKSLVRSAAEVGKASPGFYGDNGSLPYLLTILRHSDRMVAMYVGQEDGSFRQARRLDADGGVEGDRAPAGTRFALRWMPPLDVDGRRLDNFAYLDDTGQLLGQATRATGYDPRIRPWYRQTVEAGGLHITDPTVFAIFDLIGFTVSAPYHEGDRLLGVAAVDITLDGLSDYLAENRISPGTRSYILDHGGRVIANSEGARTYATRDGQLEIRHVTSLEEELPAIAFSARPRDGSDRLYTFRHEGREYVATLSTLKPEFGKRWQLFIVTPIHEFTAALEKNNIRLLALGLGALVLQILIIWVFSGVVSKPLERLAMKVSALQEPGRNDSPPLDSSIREVAVLSRAVETLDKTVRSFAAFVPWGLVRQLVDSERKLELGGQSRFLTIFFSDLESFSTLSEELPSRELMLRVSAYLETVTRAVNREAGTIDKFIGDGVMAFWGAPNLLEDHAWHACVAAMRIQREMVAVNERWTGKDDRPLNVRIGIHSDAVLVGNVGSAERMSYTVMGDGVNVAARLEGINKVYGTRVCISHSVFKEAGDRLLVRPIEDVAVKGRRTTIPIYELLGVRGADAELEPDERAVTLAEMTRRAYSALVAGDKEAALRHYREVLASFPEDTVAKRMIASVEANMQDAAARPPAC, encoded by the coding sequence GTGAAGAAGCTGCGGCTGAGGCCGATCATCCTGATCCTGTTCGCCGTCCTCACGGTGCCGGTCGTGGTGGCGATCGTCGCCATCAACTACATCGCCAATGACCGTACCGCGCGCGCCAACGCCCATGAACTGGTCGAACGCTTCCGGGGCGAAGCGCTTCAGAACATCCAGAACACCTTCGATCCCATCAAGTCGCTGGTGCGCAGCGCCGCCGAGGTGGGCAAGGCTTCGCCCGGCTTCTACGGTGACAACGGCTCCCTGCCCTATCTGCTGACCATCCTGCGCCACAGCGACCGCATGGTGGCCATGTATGTCGGACAGGAGGACGGCTCCTTCCGTCAGGCCCGGCGGCTGGACGCCGACGGCGGCGTGGAGGGCGACCGCGCGCCCGCCGGGACCCGTTTCGCACTGAGGTGGATGCCGCCGCTGGACGTCGACGGCCGGCGGCTGGACAATTTCGCCTATCTGGACGACACCGGCCAGCTGCTGGGCCAGGCCACCCGCGCGACTGGCTACGACCCCCGTATCCGGCCCTGGTACCGGCAGACCGTGGAGGCAGGCGGGCTCCACATCACCGACCCGACGGTGTTCGCGATCTTCGACCTGATCGGCTTCACGGTATCCGCGCCCTATCACGAGGGCGACCGCCTGCTGGGCGTGGCCGCGGTCGACATCACGCTGGACGGCCTTTCGGACTACCTGGCCGAGAACCGGATCAGCCCGGGCACGCGCAGCTATATCCTGGACCATGGCGGCCGGGTCATTGCCAATTCGGAGGGCGCGCGCACCTACGCAACCCGCGACGGACAGCTGGAAATCCGTCACGTCACCTCGCTGGAGGAGGAACTGCCCGCGATCGCCTTCAGCGCCCGTCCACGGGACGGTTCCGACAGGCTCTACACCTTCCGTCACGAGGGGCGGGAGTACGTCGCCACCCTGTCCACCCTGAAGCCCGAGTTCGGCAAGCGCTGGCAGCTCTTCATCGTCACGCCGATCCACGAATTCACCGCGGCGCTGGAGAAGAACAATATCCGCCTGCTGGCCCTGGGCCTGGGCGCCCTCGTCCTGCAGATTCTGATCATCTGGGTCTTTTCCGGCGTGGTTTCCAAGCCACTCGAACGGCTGGCGATGAAGGTCAGCGCCCTCCAGGAACCGGGCCGCAACGATTCGCCTCCGCTCGATTCCTCGATCAGGGAGGTGGCGGTGCTTTCGCGCGCCGTCGAGACCCTGGACAAGACCGTCCGGTCCTTCGCCGCCTTCGTGCCATGGGGCCTGGTGCGCCAGCTGGTGGATTCGGAGCGGAAGCTGGAACTGGGCGGCCAGAGCCGCTTCCTGACGATCTTCTTCTCGGACCTGGAATCCTTCTCCACGTTGTCCGAGGAGCTGCCCTCGCGGGAGCTGATGCTCAGGGTCTCCGCCTATCTGGAGACGGTGACACGGGCGGTGAACCGGGAAGCGGGCACGATCGACAAGTTCATCGGCGACGGGGTCATGGCCTTCTGGGGCGCGCCCAACCTGCTGGAGGATCACGCCTGGCACGCCTGCGTCGCCGCCATGCGCATCCAGCGCGAGATGGTCGCCGTGAACGAACGCTGGACGGGCAAGGACGATCGGCCGCTGAACGTCCGCATCGGCATCCACAGCGACGCGGTGCTGGTCGGCAATGTCGGCTCCGCCGAGCGCATGAGCTACACCGTCATGGGCGACGGCGTTAACGTCGCTGCGCGACTGGAGGGCATCAACAAGGTCTACGGCACCCGCGTCTGCATCAGCCACAGCGTCTTCAAGGAAGCAGGGGACCGTCTGCTGGTCCGGCCGATCGAGGACGTGGCGGTCAAGGGCCGGCGTACCACCATTCCGATCTACGAACTGCTGGGCGTGCGCGGCGCGGACGCCGAACTGGAGCCCGACGAGCGCGCCGTGACCCTGGCCGAAATGACCCGGCGGGCCTACAGCGCGCTGGTCGCCGGCGACAAGGAAGCGGCGTTGCGTCACTACAGGGAAGTGCTGGCGTCGTTCCCTGAGGATACGGTGGCCAAGCGGATGATCGCGAGCGTCGAGGCGAACATGCAGGACGCGGCCGCCCGGCCGCCCGCATGCTGA
- a CDS encoding LOG family protein → MARDPGHRLKAYNNPEFMSGRDARPLRILSEYVEPLSRFERHEVNDTIVFLGSARLKAKADAEQALREAEVAGEGLDRARRDLEMSRYYEAARELAARLTRWSKGLESDAQRFVVCTGGGPGIMEAANRGASEAKGVNVGLTISIPLEEFDNPYVTRGLDVHFHYFFMRKFWFLYLAKAVLVFPGGFGTLDELFEILTMVQTRKMRKRLPIVLFGTDYWDRIVDFDELARHGTIDARDVELMHRTDSIEDAFEFVTGELLEYNLDAPGARL, encoded by the coding sequence ATGGCCAGGGATCCCGGACACAGGCTGAAGGCATACAACAATCCCGAGTTCATGAGCGGGCGGGATGCGCGCCCGCTGCGCATTCTCTCGGAATATGTCGAGCCGCTGAGCCGCTTCGAGCGGCACGAGGTCAACGACACAATCGTCTTCCTCGGCTCGGCGCGGCTGAAGGCGAAGGCCGATGCGGAACAGGCCCTGCGGGAGGCCGAAGTGGCCGGCGAGGGCCTCGACCGCGCGAGACGGGATCTGGAGATGTCGCGCTACTACGAGGCGGCGCGGGAACTGGCCGCACGCCTCACCCGCTGGTCGAAGGGCCTGGAAAGCGACGCACAGCGCTTCGTCGTCTGCACCGGCGGCGGCCCCGGCATCATGGAGGCGGCCAATCGCGGTGCCTCGGAAGCGAAGGGCGTCAATGTCGGCCTGACCATCTCCATTCCGCTGGAAGAATTCGACAACCCCTATGTCACCCGGGGCCTGGACGTGCACTTCCATTACTTCTTCATGCGGAAGTTCTGGTTTCTCTACCTGGCCAAGGCGGTACTCGTCTTTCCCGGCGGCTTCGGCACGCTCGACGAACTGTTCGAGATTCTCACCATGGTGCAGACCCGAAAGATGCGGAAACGGCTGCCCATCGTGCTGTTCGGCACCGACTACTGGGACCGCATCGTCGATTTCGACGAGCTTGCCCGCCACGGCACCATCGACGCCCGCGACGTCGAACTGATGCACCGCACCGATTCCATCGAAGACGCCTTCGAGTTCGTCACCGGAGAGCTTCTGGAATACAATCTGGACGCGCCCGGCGCGCGCCTTTGA
- a CDS encoding zf-TFIIB domain-containing protein, with the protein MKCPIDNETLVITDRSGVEIDYCPKCRGVWLDRGELDKIIERAAAQMPPEAGRHERSDKSGYPQERMPYRKKKRESFLSELFDF; encoded by the coding sequence ATGAAGTGCCCCATCGACAACGAAACCCTTGTCATAACCGACCGCAGCGGGGTCGAGATCGATTACTGCCCCAAATGCCGCGGCGTCTGGCTGGACCGTGGCGAACTGGACAAGATCATCGAACGCGCCGCCGCGCAGATGCCGCCCGAAGCCGGCCGGCACGAACGCTCCGACAAGAGCGGCTATCCGCAGGAGCGCATGCCCTATCGCAAGAAGAAGCGCGAATCCTTCCTCAGCGAGCTGTTCGACTTCTGA
- a CDS encoding acetyl-CoA acetyltransferase, which translates to MNGFPRGKAAIVGSATYGMGEAPGLSSMDIAVNASIGALEQAGMTPADVDALYICLPDNMLSGLGFAEYLGLRPKITENNRTGGSAFLTHLASACLALDAGLCDVALIAYGSNQRSAAGKLVSAAAPDPWEGPYKPRLPVSAYALAAARHMHEYGTTPEQLAEVAVSARQWANLNPDAFMQGDLSVDDVLSARRVSTPLGVRDCCLVTDGGAAVVLTRADRAKDHAAKPAYVLGAAAATTHQNISQMPDLTVTAAADSGPRAMAQAGVKPSDIDVVELYDAFTINPILFMEDLGFCPKGEGGRFFEGGRTAPGGEIPVNTNGGGLSCVHPGMYGLFTVVEAVAQVTGAAGVRQVPGAKLALAHGNGGFLSSQVTAVIGAGETL; encoded by the coding sequence ATGAACGGATTTCCCCGCGGCAAGGCCGCCATCGTCGGCAGCGCCACATACGGAATGGGCGAGGCCCCGGGCCTCTCCAGCATGGACATCGCCGTCAACGCCAGCATCGGCGCGCTGGAACAGGCAGGGATGACGCCGGCCGACGTCGACGCGCTCTATATCTGTCTGCCCGACAACATGCTTTCGGGCCTCGGCTTCGCCGAGTATCTGGGCCTCCGCCCGAAGATCACCGAAAACAACCGCACCGGCGGCTCGGCCTTTCTGACCCACCTGGCGTCGGCCTGTCTCGCGCTCGATGCGGGGCTCTGCGACGTGGCGCTGATCGCCTATGGCAGCAATCAGCGGTCCGCCGCGGGCAAGCTGGTTTCGGCGGCCGCGCCGGATCCCTGGGAAGGTCCGTACAAGCCGCGCCTGCCGGTCTCGGCCTACGCCCTGGCGGCCGCGCGTCACATGCATGAATACGGCACCACGCCGGAGCAGCTGGCGGAAGTCGCCGTCTCGGCCCGGCAATGGGCCAATCTCAATCCGGATGCTTTCATGCAGGGCGACCTCTCGGTGGACGACGTGCTGTCGGCGCGCCGGGTCTCGACCCCGCTGGGCGTTCGCGACTGCTGCCTGGTCACCGACGGCGGCGCGGCCGTGGTGCTTACCCGCGCCGACCGCGCCAAGGACCATGCGGCGAAGCCGGCCTATGTGCTGGGCGCGGCGGCGGCGACCACGCACCAGAACATCTCCCAGATGCCGGACCTCACCGTCACCGCGGCGGCCGACTCCGGCCCCCGCGCCATGGCGCAGGCGGGTGTGAAGCCCTCCGATATCGATGTGGTGGAACTCTACGACGCCTTCACCATCAACCCGATCCTGTTCATGGAGGACCTGGGCTTCTGTCCCAAGGGCGAAGGCGGCCGCTTCTTCGAGGGCGGCCGCACCGCGCCGGGCGGCGAGATTCCGGTCAACACGAACGGCGGCGGGCTGTCCTGCGTCCATCCCGGCATGTACGGCCTGTTCACCGTGGTCGAGGCCGTCGCCCAGGTGACGGGCGCCGCCGGCGTGCGTCAGGTCCCGGGGGCGAAACTGGCGCTGGCGCACGGCAATGGCGGGTTCCTCTCCAGCCAGGTCACGGCGGTGATCGGCGCCGGTGAGACACTGTAG
- a CDS encoding Zn-ribbon domain-containing OB-fold protein, protein MTADRSGVKPEQEYIAHLEAGRFMLLRSRASGRCMFYPRVAEPGTGATDLEWVEASGHGTVYSTTAVQQKPPKESYNVALIDLAEGPRMMSRVEGVPAGKVEIGMKVKARITRENDRPIVVFDPDW, encoded by the coding sequence ATGACCGCCGACCGATCGGGCGTCAAGCCCGAACAGGAGTATATCGCGCATCTGGAAGCGGGCCGTTTCATGCTGCTGCGCAGCCGCGCCAGCGGACGCTGCATGTTCTATCCGCGCGTGGCCGAGCCCGGCACCGGCGCCACCGATCTCGAATGGGTGGAGGCCTCGGGTCACGGCACCGTCTATTCGACGACGGCCGTGCAGCAGAAGCCGCCGAAGGAATCCTACAACGTCGCCCTGATCGATCTGGCCGAAGGCCCCCGCATGATGAGCCGGGTCGAAGGCGTACCCGCCGGGAAGGTGGAGATCGGCATGAAGGTGAAAGCCCGGATCACCCGGGAGAATGACCGGCCCATCGTCGTCTTCGACCCCGACTGGTGA
- the ftsH gene encoding ATP-dependent zinc metalloprotease FtsH — protein sequence MNEQPKGPKRTAIPMFVWVMIGFMVYAMFLTFQGVESRQVAYSEFKSMVKKGEVASVTFTDRTIEAELAPAASGPLGETSVHVSSHLPPVDDPELLDMLEEHGVEVRARESGGGALGWIAGLVPWLLIFGVWYLLWRRMSGGLGGLGGGFGRDGLGDFLKGRAKKVEQTETPSTRFDDIAGQDNAKREVTELLTFLRDPERYRRLGAEMPHGILLEGPPGTGKTMLARALAGEAGVPFYSTSASEFIEVFVGVGASRVRKLFEEAKKNAPAIIFMDELDSVGRVRGAGLGGGHDEREQTLNQILAEMDGFEGHEAVVVMAATNRPDVLDPALLRPGRFDRHITLELPDVDAREAILRVHTRKVPLDADVDLQSVARATPGFSGADLRNLVNEAAMAAAREGCERVANRHFEEMRDRIIMGTVRTMAIHEEEKHRLAVHESGHTALAYYLPNTDPLHKVTIIPRGRALGGTHQLPEIERHTLSEEYLHDRLAVILGGRAAEKVFLGSLSSGADEDIRMATQLARGMVGRWGMSEEVGPVDVRESEDHPFLGREIAQPRRFSEATAAAADHAVKRYLVEAEERAVATLEGHRRQIEQLVDALEKRETLDRNEIAVCLGPKEVGGRSRRSETPGSQQDARRRDTED from the coding sequence ATGAACGAGCAGCCGAAAGGACCGAAGCGCACGGCGATCCCGATGTTCGTCTGGGTGATGATCGGCTTCATGGTCTACGCCATGTTCCTGACCTTTCAGGGCGTCGAAAGCCGACAGGTCGCCTATTCCGAGTTCAAGTCGATGGTGAAGAAGGGCGAGGTCGCCTCGGTCACATTCACCGACCGGACCATAGAAGCCGAGTTGGCGCCGGCTGCATCCGGCCCTCTCGGCGAGACCTCCGTTCACGTAAGTTCGCACCTGCCGCCTGTCGACGACCCGGAACTTCTCGACATGCTGGAGGAGCACGGCGTGGAGGTCCGCGCCCGGGAAAGCGGCGGCGGCGCCTTGGGCTGGATCGCCGGTCTGGTGCCGTGGCTGCTGATCTTCGGCGTCTGGTATCTGCTCTGGCGGCGGATGTCCGGCGGCCTGGGCGGTCTCGGGGGCGGTTTCGGCCGCGACGGACTGGGGGATTTCCTGAAGGGACGGGCGAAAAAGGTCGAACAGACCGAGACGCCCAGTACGCGCTTCGACGACATCGCCGGCCAGGACAACGCCAAGCGCGAGGTCACGGAGCTGCTGACCTTCCTGCGCGACCCTGAGCGCTACCGGCGGCTCGGCGCGGAGATGCCGCATGGCATCCTGCTGGAGGGCCCGCCCGGTACCGGCAAGACCATGCTGGCCCGCGCGCTGGCTGGCGAGGCCGGCGTGCCATTCTACAGCACCTCGGCATCGGAGTTCATCGAGGTCTTCGTCGGCGTCGGCGCCTCCCGCGTGCGCAAGCTGTTCGAGGAAGCCAAGAAGAATGCGCCGGCGATCATCTTCATGGACGAACTCGACAGCGTCGGCCGTGTCCGCGGCGCGGGCCTGGGCGGCGGCCACGACGAGCGCGAGCAGACGCTGAACCAGATCCTCGCGGAAATGGACGGTTTCGAGGGCCACGAGGCTGTCGTGGTCATGGCGGCCACCAACCGGCCGGATGTGCTGGATCCCGCCCTGCTCCGCCCCGGCCGATTCGACCGTCATATCACGCTGGAACTGCCCGACGTCGACGCACGCGAGGCAATCCTGCGGGTGCATACGCGCAAGGTGCCGCTCGACGCCGATGTGGACCTTCAGAGCGTCGCCCGGGCGACGCCCGGCTTTTCCGGCGCGGATTTGCGCAACCTCGTCAACGAGGCGGCGATGGCGGCCGCCCGCGAAGGTTGCGAACGCGTCGCGAACAGGCATTTCGAGGAGATGCGCGACCGCATCATCATGGGCACGGTCCGCACCATGGCGATACACGAGGAGGAGAAGCACCGCCTCGCGGTCCACGAATCCGGCCACACCGCCCTCGCCTACTACCTGCCGAATACCGATCCGCTGCACAAGGTGACCATCATCCCCCGCGGCCGGGCGCTGGGCGGCACGCACCAGTTACCCGAGATCGAACGTCACACCCTGTCCGAGGAATATCTGCACGACCGGCTGGCGGTGATCCTGGGCGGCCGCGCCGCGGAAAAAGTCTTTCTCGGCAGCCTGAGTTCGGGTGCGGACGAAGACATACGCATGGCCACGCAGCTGGCCCGCGGCATGGTCGGCCGCTGGGGCATGTCGGAGGAGGTCGGCCCGGTCGACGTCCGGGAGAGCGAGGACCACCCTTTCCTCGGTCGCGAGATCGCCCAGCCGCGCCGCTTCTCCGAGGCTACCGCTGCCGCCGCGGACCACGCGGTCAAACGCTACCTGGTCGAAGCGGAAGAACGCGCGGTGGCGACGCTGGAGGGGCATCGCCGGCAGATCGAGCAGCTCGTCGACGCGCTGGAGAAGCGGGAGACGCTGGACCGCAACGAGATCGCGGTCTGCCTCGGACCGAAGGAGGTCGGCGGCAGGTCCAGACGGTCGGAGACGCCCGGCAGCCAGCAGGACGCCAGGCGGCGCGACACCGAGGACTGA
- a CDS encoding Lon protease family protein — protein MTDNSATAAPSGTELPADRLRWRCDPGTFDFVTSADLADPGEPIGQPRAIEAIGFAIDMDRPNYNLFVHGPEGFGKHGIVTAMLERHAAGRPVPPDLCYINNFDDERAPIAVQLTAGHGRRLKTDVDAFVRDLGNVLRSAFEGEQYRNRRQTVEDELKERQEQVLKALDRDARAAGLALMHTPMGFVFAPMRNGEVIKPEVFERLTEEEKERVQDAIRQFQERLQRDLRQVPVWMKETQERLRELNRETAGFAVAPMIGELRAAYGDVEEVSSFLDAVERDIALNVEAILQQPQGGGEAMLPAGQDGHPVTRRYRVNLLVDNGDCAAPPVLFEDSPGFDQLLGRIEHQARFGTLHTDFLLVRPGALHRANGGYLILDVRQVLTRPMAWDGLKRALTARQLRIRPLADELGMLATSSLEPEPVPLDVKVVLIGDPRLYAMLSALDPEFPRLFKVAAEFDDRIERNEDALASYVRMLAAIARREGLKPLDRGGMALVLEEAVRHAGDSERLTLHHEALADLLREADYWAGRRKDEAVTADAVTRALDARRRRGERIRERMLEQIERGTIRIETEGAATGAINGLAVYQMGEFFFGKPSRITARVRLGRGDVVDIEREVKLGGPTHSKGVLILTGFLSGRFGGRQPLSLNASLVFEQSYGGVDGDSASSTELYALLSAISGIPIRQSWAVTGSVDQYGNVQAIGGVNEKVEGFFDVCNARGLTGDQGVLIPASNVKHLMLHPRVVDAVREGRFHIHAVEHVDQGIELLTGTAAGQADDKGVYPEGTVNRAVQDRLKEFNDIRKALARSAEEAEGERDGE, from the coding sequence ATGACTGACAACAGCGCCACGGCCGCGCCATCCGGCACAGAACTTCCGGCCGACCGGCTGCGCTGGCGCTGCGATCCGGGAACCTTCGACTTCGTTACGTCAGCCGACCTCGCGGACCCGGGTGAGCCCATCGGACAGCCGCGCGCGATCGAGGCCATCGGCTTCGCCATCGACATGGACCGGCCGAACTACAACCTGTTCGTCCACGGGCCTGAGGGCTTCGGCAAGCACGGCATCGTCACCGCCATGCTGGAGCGTCACGCCGCCGGCCGGCCGGTGCCGCCGGACCTCTGCTACATCAACAATTTCGACGACGAACGCGCGCCCATCGCCGTGCAGCTGACCGCTGGCCACGGCCGGCGGCTGAAGACCGATGTCGACGCCTTCGTCCGCGATCTGGGCAATGTGCTGCGCTCGGCCTTCGAGGGTGAGCAGTACCGCAACCGCCGCCAGACCGTCGAGGACGAGCTGAAGGAGCGCCAGGAACAGGTGCTCAAGGCGCTGGACCGCGATGCGCGGGCGGCGGGGCTGGCGCTGATGCATACCCCGATGGGCTTCGTGTTCGCGCCCATGCGCAATGGCGAGGTCATCAAACCCGAGGTCTTCGAACGGCTGACGGAAGAGGAGAAGGAGCGCGTTCAGGATGCGATCAGGCAATTCCAGGAGCGGCTCCAGCGCGACCTCCGGCAGGTGCCGGTCTGGATGAAGGAGACGCAGGAGCGCCTCCGCGAACTCAACCGGGAGACCGCGGGCTTCGCCGTCGCCCCCATGATCGGCGAACTGCGCGCGGCCTATGGCGACGTTGAGGAAGTCTCGTCCTTTCTCGACGCGGTCGAGCGGGATATCGCGCTGAATGTCGAAGCCATCCTGCAGCAACCCCAGGGCGGCGGCGAGGCGATGCTGCCCGCCGGACAGGACGGCCATCCCGTCACCCGGCGCTATCGCGTGAACCTGCTGGTCGACAATGGCGACTGCGCCGCGCCACCGGTCCTGTTCGAGGATTCGCCGGGCTTCGACCAGTTGCTGGGCCGCATCGAGCACCAGGCCCGTTTCGGCACGCTGCACACCGACTTCCTTCTGGTCCGCCCCGGGGCGCTGCACCGCGCCAACGGCGGCTATCTGATCCTCGACGTCCGTCAGGTGCTGACGCGCCCGATGGCCTGGGACGGGCTGAAGCGGGCGTTGACGGCGCGCCAGCTCCGCATCCGACCACTGGCCGACGAACTGGGCATGCTTGCCACCTCGTCGCTCGAGCCCGAGCCGGTCCCCCTGGATGTGAAGGTTGTGCTGATCGGCGACCCCCGCCTTTACGCCATGCTGTCGGCGCTGGATCCCGAATTCCCCCGCCTGTTCAAGGTCGCGGCCGAGTTCGACGACCGGATCGAACGCAACGAGGACGCCTTGGCGTCCTATGTCCGCATGCTGGCCGCGATCGCGCGACGAGAGGGTCTGAAGCCGCTGGACCGCGGCGGCATGGCGCTGGTGCTGGAGGAAGCCGTGCGCCACGCCGGCGATTCGGAGCGCCTGACCCTGCACCACGAAGCCCTCGCGGACCTGCTAAGGGAAGCCGACTACTGGGCCGGCCGGCGCAAGGATGAGGCGGTGACCGCCGACGCCGTGACGCGCGCGCTGGACGCGCGGCGGCGGCGCGGGGAACGCATCCGCGAACGCATGCTGGAACAGATCGAGCGCGGCACGATCCGCATCGAGACCGAAGGCGCGGCGACGGGCGCGATCAACGGTCTGGCGGTCTATCAGATGGGCGAGTTCTTCTTCGGCAAGCCCAGCCGCATCACCGCCCGCGTCCGTCTGGGCCGCGGCGACGTGGTCGACATCGAGCGTGAGGTCAAGCTGGGCGGCCCGACCCACTCGAAGGGCGTGCTCATCCTGACGGGTTTCCTGAGCGGCCGCTTCGGCGGTCGCCAGCCGCTGTCACTCAACGCCAGCCTCGTCTTCGAGCAATCCTATGGCGGCGTCGATGGCGACAGCGCCTCGTCCACCGAACTCTACGCCCTGTTGTCGGCGATCTCCGGCATTCCGATCCGCCAGTCGTGGGCGGTCACCGGCTCGGTCGACCAGTACGGCAACGTCCAGGCCATCGGCGGCGTGAACGAGAAGGTCGAGGGCTTCTTCGACGTCTGCAACGCGCGCGGACTGACCGGCGACCAGGGCGTCCTGATCCCGGCCAGCAACGTCAAACACCTGATGCTGCACCCGCGGGTCGTCGACGCTGTCCGCGAGGGCCGCTTTCACATCCATGCGGTCGAGCATGTCGATCAGGGAATCGAGCTCCTGACCGGGACCGCGGCCGGACAGGCCGACGACAAGGGCGTCTACCCGGAAGGCACGGTCAACAGGGCCGTCCAGGACCGCCTGAAGGAATTCAACGACATCCGCAAGGCGCTGGCGCGGTCCGCCGAGGAAGCAGAAGGAGAGCGCGATGGCGAATGA